A genomic region of Streptomyces rimosus contains the following coding sequences:
- a CDS encoding globin domain-containing protein, with protein sequence MLSTKSAETVRATLPAVGSAIGEITPLFYDKMFAAHPELLRDLFNRGNQANGSQRQALAGSIATFATYLVEHPDERPDAMLERIAHKHASLGVRADQYPIVREHLFAAIAEVLGDAVTEEVAAAWDEVYWLMANALITLEERLYTAAGTPGGDVWREYRVTGRFQETDDVATFVVQPVDGRPLPASRPGQYVSVQVELPDGARQIRQYSLSGQPDAGLQFSVKRVTGDAAGSPAGEVSNHLHDHVQGGEVLRVSAPFGDVVLDEGDRPLLFASAGIGCTPMIGMLSRLAADGSARRVVSVHADRSPYTHAFRAELRQLTEKLDNATAEVWYERPEDGGDREGTGEAITFHEGLIDLSRVEVPAGTIAYLCGPVPFMKAARAQLLEAGVAAADIHYEVFGPDLGL encoded by the coding sequence ATGCTGTCGACCAAGTCCGCCGAGACCGTCCGCGCCACCCTCCCCGCCGTCGGGTCGGCCATCGGCGAGATCACCCCGCTCTTCTACGACAAGATGTTCGCCGCCCACCCCGAGCTGCTGCGCGACCTGTTCAACCGCGGCAACCAGGCCAACGGCAGCCAGCGCCAGGCGCTCGCGGGCTCCATCGCCACCTTCGCGACGTACCTCGTGGAGCACCCGGACGAGCGCCCCGACGCGATGCTGGAGCGCATCGCGCACAAGCACGCCTCGCTCGGCGTGCGCGCCGACCAGTACCCGATCGTGCGCGAGCACCTGTTCGCGGCCATCGCCGAGGTGCTCGGCGACGCGGTCACCGAAGAGGTGGCGGCGGCCTGGGACGAGGTGTACTGGCTGATGGCGAACGCCCTCATCACGCTGGAGGAGCGGCTGTACACGGCGGCGGGGACGCCGGGCGGTGACGTGTGGCGCGAGTACCGCGTGACCGGCCGGTTCCAGGAGACCGACGACGTGGCCACCTTCGTCGTACAGCCGGTGGACGGGCGCCCGCTCCCGGCGTCCCGGCCCGGCCAGTACGTCTCCGTACAGGTCGAACTCCCCGACGGGGCCCGCCAGATACGGCAGTACAGCCTGTCGGGCCAGCCGGACGCCGGCCTGCAGTTCTCCGTGAAGCGGGTCACCGGCGACGCGGCGGGCTCACCCGCCGGTGAGGTCTCCAACCACCTGCACGACCACGTGCAGGGCGGCGAAGTCCTGCGGGTGAGCGCGCCGTTCGGTGACGTGGTGCTGGACGAGGGCGACCGCCCGCTGCTGTTCGCGTCGGCGGGCATCGGCTGCACGCCCATGATCGGCATGCTGTCCCGGCTCGCCGCCGACGGCTCCGCCCGGCGCGTCGTCTCGGTGCACGCCGACCGTTCCCCGTACACCCACGCCTTCCGCGCCGAACTGCGGCAGCTGACGGAGAAGCTGGACAACGCCACGGCGGAGGTCTGGTACGAGCGGCCGGAGGACGGCGGGGACCGCGAGGGCACCGGCGAGGCGATCACCTTCCACGAGGGCCTGATCGACCTGAGCCGGGTCGAGGTCCCGGCCGGCACCATCGCCTACCTCTGCGGCCCGGTGCCCTTCATGAAGGCCGCCCGCGCCCAGCTCCTGGAGGCGGGCGTAGCGGCGGCGGACATCCACTACGAGGTGTTCGGGCCGGACCTGGGCCTGTGA
- a CDS encoding alpha/beta fold hydrolase, with amino-acid sequence MSPSRPTLRTAVGTVSAAVLATSTLAGAPAANSAASAPASGARSGATAPRDVAARFPDVKFVDIQGDGGITLKANVFTPGDAAPGRRYPLIVLPTSWGMPQIEYVVQAKKLADAGYVVVGYNSRGFWQSGGQIETAGPPDIADASKVIDWALAHTPADPGKVGMGGVSYGAGISLLASAFDKRIKAVAALSGWADLIDSIYSGRTQHQQAAVLLGGAGALTGRPSPELKTILKDFLASNLAKEGDMLKWGAKRSPVTYLDRINANGAAIMLGNAWGDSLFPPNQYADFYEKLKGPKRLEFRPGDHATAEGLGLLGLPNDTWDHTKRWFDHYLKGADNGVDREAPVQLKSRSTGAYEGYKSWKDVPSANRRIALNGTQQIRTDRDSGANGGTVFLSSLLDQFFRLPPMASIPLLPRSAAAVWQSERYTSAQHVRGTAKLHTTVTSTAESGTGIAYLYDVGPLGVGKLVSHAPFTFHGKAPDKPFGVDLELFSTAYDVPAGHRLAVVVDSVDPLYIEHNPSGAKLTFSSPADDPSWLSVPVRD; translated from the coding sequence ATGTCGCCCTCACGTCCCACGCTGCGCACCGCCGTCGGCACCGTCTCCGCGGCCGTGCTCGCCACCTCCACCCTCGCGGGCGCCCCCGCCGCGAACTCCGCGGCGTCCGCACCCGCAAGCGGCGCGCGGAGCGGCGCCACGGCACCACGGGACGTCGCGGCGCGGTTCCCCGACGTGAAGTTCGTCGACATCCAGGGCGACGGCGGCATCACCCTGAAGGCCAACGTCTTCACGCCGGGCGACGCCGCGCCCGGCCGCCGCTACCCGCTGATCGTGCTGCCCACCAGCTGGGGCATGCCGCAGATCGAGTACGTCGTGCAGGCCAAGAAGCTCGCCGACGCCGGGTATGTGGTGGTCGGCTACAACTCCCGCGGCTTCTGGCAGTCCGGCGGGCAGATCGAGACGGCCGGCCCCCCGGACATCGCCGACGCCTCCAAGGTCATCGACTGGGCGCTCGCCCATACCCCGGCCGACCCGGGCAAGGTGGGCATGGGCGGGGTGTCGTACGGGGCCGGGATCAGCCTGCTGGCCTCGGCCTTCGACAAGCGGATCAAGGCGGTCGCGGCGCTGAGCGGCTGGGCCGACCTGATCGACTCGATCTACAGCGGGCGCACCCAGCATCAGCAGGCGGCCGTCCTGCTGGGCGGTGCCGGTGCGCTCACCGGGCGCCCCAGCCCGGAGTTGAAGACCATCCTCAAGGACTTCCTGGCCTCCAATCTGGCCAAGGAAGGCGACATGCTCAAGTGGGGCGCCAAGCGGTCGCCGGTCACCTACCTCGACCGGATCAACGCCAACGGCGCGGCCATCATGCTGGGCAACGCCTGGGGCGACTCGCTCTTCCCGCCCAACCAGTACGCCGACTTCTACGAGAAGCTCAAGGGGCCCAAGCGGCTGGAGTTCCGGCCCGGTGACCACGCCACCGCCGAGGGCCTGGGCCTGCTCGGCCTGCCCAACGACACCTGGGACCACACGAAGCGCTGGTTCGACCACTATCTGAAGGGCGCCGACAACGGCGTGGACCGGGAGGCACCCGTACAGCTGAAGTCCCGCTCCACCGGCGCCTACGAGGGCTACAAGAGCTGGAAGGACGTGCCCTCGGCGAACCGGAGGATCGCGCTGAACGGCACGCAGCAGATCCGTACCGACCGCGATTCCGGCGCCAACGGCGGCACGGTCTTCCTCTCCAGCCTGCTGGACCAGTTCTTCCGGCTGCCGCCGATGGCCTCGATCCCGCTGCTGCCGCGCTCGGCCGCGGCCGTGTGGCAGTCGGAGCGCTACACCTCCGCCCAGCACGTACGCGGTACGGCGAAGCTGCACACCACCGTGACCAGCACCGCCGAGAGCGGCACCGGCATCGCCTACCTGTACGACGTCGGGCCGCTGGGCGTCGGCAAGCTGGTCTCGCACGCGCCGTTCACGTTCCACGGCAAGGCCCCGGACAAGCCGTTCGGCGTGGACCTGGAGCTGTTCTCGACGGCGTACGACGTTCCGGCGGGCCACCGGCTGGCGGTGGTCGTGGACTCCGTGGACCCGCTCTACATCGAGCACAACCCGTCCGGCGCGAAGCTGACCTTCTCCTCCCCGGCGGACGATCCGTCGTGGCTGTCGGTGCCGGTACGCGACTGA
- a CDS encoding amino acid ABC transporter permease produces the protein MTTTALYDVPGPQTRRRHRIYGVAATVVILAILAWAVYLLIDTGQFSARKWTPFAYKGIQELLLEGLGNTLKAFAIAAVLSLVLGAVLAAGRLSDHAPVRWVSTLLVEFFRAMPVLVMIFFIYVALKAEPLYALVAGLTLYNGSVLAEVFRAGVHSVDRGQREAAYALGMRKTQVMTYVLVPQAVRAMLPTIISQLVVALKDTSLGFLITYEEFLHAGKLIASNLDYDLPFIPVVLIISPIYIGMCMLLSWCAYRVAQRQRRSPKTEAVDVNAPEPGTLLPGAGQQH, from the coding sequence ATGACCACCACCGCCCTCTACGACGTCCCCGGACCGCAGACCCGGCGCCGGCACCGGATCTACGGGGTGGCGGCGACCGTGGTGATCCTCGCCATCCTCGCCTGGGCCGTGTACCTGCTCATCGACACCGGCCAGTTCAGCGCGCGCAAGTGGACACCGTTCGCGTACAAGGGCATCCAGGAACTGCTGCTCGAAGGGCTGGGCAACACGCTCAAGGCGTTCGCGATCGCGGCGGTGCTCTCCCTCGTCCTGGGCGCGGTGCTCGCCGCCGGACGGCTCTCGGACCACGCGCCGGTCCGCTGGGTGAGCACGCTGCTGGTGGAGTTCTTCCGGGCGATGCCCGTACTGGTCATGATCTTCTTCATCTACGTGGCGCTCAAGGCCGAGCCGCTGTACGCGCTGGTCGCCGGGTTGACGCTGTACAACGGCTCGGTGCTGGCCGAGGTGTTCCGGGCCGGCGTCCACTCGGTAGACCGCGGGCAGCGGGAGGCCGCGTACGCGCTGGGCATGCGCAAGACGCAGGTCATGACGTACGTCCTGGTGCCGCAGGCGGTCCGCGCCATGCTGCCCACGATCATCAGCCAGCTGGTGGTCGCCCTGAAGGACACCTCGCTCGGCTTCCTGATCACCTACGAGGAGTTCCTGCACGCCGGCAAGCTGATCGCCTCCAACCTGGACTACGACCTGCCGTTCATCCCGGTCGTCCTGATCATCTCGCCGATCTACATCGGCATGTGCATGCTGCTGTCGTGGTGCGCGTACCGGGTCGCCCAGCGGCAGCGCAGGAGCCCGAAGACGGAGGCGGTGGACGTGAACGCGCCGGAGCCGGGGACGCTGCTGCCGGGGGCGGGGCAACAGCACTGA
- a CDS encoding amino acid ABC transporter permease, with amino-acid sequence MNVLLDNFSRYGEGLLGTVELTVFASLLALAVGVVMAAFRVAPVGSLRVFGTVWVMVLRNTPLTLLFFAVLLGLPRFGVVLPFKVFAVLALGCYTSAFICEAVRSGINTVPVGQGEAARSLGMTFSQTLGGVVLPQAFRTVIPPVGSTLIALAKNSAIAGSFSVVELLGTYKTLNELGYSIVWTFVWIAVGYLIVTLTISALFNVLEKRWGVPR; translated from the coding sequence ATGAACGTGCTCCTGGACAACTTCTCCCGCTACGGGGAGGGCCTGCTCGGCACCGTCGAACTGACCGTCTTCGCCTCGCTCCTGGCGCTCGCCGTTGGCGTGGTGATGGCAGCCTTCCGGGTGGCGCCGGTCGGCTCGCTGCGGGTGTTCGGCACCGTGTGGGTGATGGTGCTGCGCAACACCCCGCTGACGCTGCTGTTCTTCGCGGTGCTGCTCGGCCTGCCGCGCTTCGGCGTCGTGCTGCCCTTCAAGGTCTTCGCCGTACTGGCGCTGGGCTGCTACACCTCCGCCTTCATCTGCGAGGCGGTGCGCTCGGGCATCAACACCGTTCCGGTGGGGCAGGGCGAGGCGGCGCGCAGCCTGGGCATGACCTTCTCGCAGACGCTGGGCGGCGTGGTGCTGCCGCAGGCGTTCCGTACCGTCATCCCGCCCGTCGGCTCCACGCTCATCGCGCTCGCCAAGAACTCCGCGATCGCCGGCTCCTTCAGCGTCGTCGAACTCCTCGGCACCTACAAGACGCTCAACGAACTGGGCTACAGCATCGTCTGGACCTTCGTCTGGATCGCCGTCGGCTATCTGATCGTGACCCTGACCATCAGCGCGCTGTTCAACGTGCTGGAAAAGCGCTGGGGGGTTCCCCGATGA
- a CDS encoding glutamate ABC transporter substrate-binding protein: MHQTRTALAALVLTAVALLAAACGKSGSPPVKGPKGSQLPRYTTATGFRLPGSATWEKARSRGRLVVGAKEDQPYMGERDPASGTYTGFDIEIARMLSASLGFDPKTIQFKTISSANRETALQNGQIDYYVGTYTINAKRKQQVGFAGPYYMAGQGLLVRKDQKGIDGPGDLAGRKVCSAAGSTPYQRIQSDYPKADLVAYDTYSVCVDNLLTYQVDAVTTDDAILMGYAAKVPDELKLAGRPFSQEPYGIGVPRGDTALRFALDDALAAHEKNGDWKKAYDATLGLSGVPAPKPPAIDRYPAS; this comes from the coding sequence ATGCACCAGACCCGAACCGCCCTCGCGGCGCTCGTGCTGACCGCCGTCGCGCTGCTGGCCGCCGCCTGCGGCAAGTCCGGCAGCCCGCCCGTCAAAGGCCCCAAGGGCAGCCAGCTGCCCCGCTACACGACCGCCACGGGCTTCCGGCTGCCCGGCTCCGCGACCTGGGAGAAGGCCAGGAGCCGCGGTCGGCTGGTGGTCGGCGCGAAGGAGGACCAGCCCTACATGGGCGAGCGTGACCCGGCCTCCGGCACGTACACCGGCTTCGACATCGAGATCGCCAGGATGCTGTCCGCCTCCCTCGGCTTCGACCCGAAGACCATCCAGTTCAAGACGATCTCCTCCGCCAACCGCGAGACCGCCCTGCAGAACGGACAGATCGACTACTACGTCGGCACCTACACCATCAACGCCAAGCGCAAGCAGCAGGTGGGTTTCGCCGGGCCGTACTACATGGCGGGGCAGGGCCTGCTCGTGCGCAAGGACCAGAAGGGCATCGACGGCCCCGGTGACCTGGCGGGCAGGAAGGTCTGCTCGGCGGCAGGTTCCACGCCGTACCAGCGCATCCAGTCCGACTACCCGAAGGCCGACCTGGTCGCCTACGACACGTACTCGGTGTGCGTCGACAACCTGCTCACCTATCAGGTCGATGCCGTCACGACCGACGACGCGATCCTCATGGGCTACGCCGCGAAGGTGCCCGACGAGCTGAAGCTGGCCGGCAGGCCGTTCTCCCAGGAGCCGTACGGCATCGGCGTGCCGCGCGGGGACACCGCGCTGCGCTTCGCGCTGGACGACGCGCTCGCCGCGCACGAGAAGAACGGCGACTGGAAGAAGGCGTACGACGCGACGCTGGGCCTGTCCGGTGTCCCCGCTCCGAAGCCGCCCGCCATCGACCGCTACCCGGCGAGCTGA
- a CDS encoding amino acid ABC transporter ATP-binding protein: MAGDALIELRGVNKHYGKLHVLQDIDLTVGRGEVVVVIGPSGSGKSTLCRTINRLEPIGSGTITLDGHPLPEEGRELARLRAEVGMVFQSFNLFAHKSVLANVMLAPVKVRGRKKEDAERRARQLLERVGLAAHADKYPAQLSGGQQQRVAIARALAMEPQALLFDEPTSALDPEMINEVLEVMQQLAQEGMTMVVVTHEMGFARSAANRVVFMADGRIVEDRTPEEFFTAPESDRAKDFLSKILKH, from the coding sequence ATGGCCGGTGATGCGCTGATCGAGCTGCGCGGGGTCAACAAGCACTACGGGAAACTGCATGTCCTCCAGGACATCGATCTCACCGTCGGCCGCGGCGAGGTGGTGGTCGTCATCGGGCCCTCCGGCTCCGGCAAGTCCACCCTGTGCCGCACCATCAACCGCCTCGAACCGATCGGGTCCGGCACCATCACCCTGGACGGCCACCCGCTCCCCGAGGAGGGGCGGGAACTGGCCAGGCTGCGCGCCGAAGTCGGCATGGTCTTCCAGTCCTTCAACCTGTTCGCGCACAAGAGCGTGCTGGCCAATGTGATGCTCGCGCCGGTCAAGGTCCGGGGGCGCAAGAAGGAGGACGCCGAGCGGCGGGCCCGCCAACTCCTGGAGCGGGTGGGCCTCGCGGCGCACGCCGACAAGTACCCGGCGCAGCTCTCCGGCGGCCAGCAGCAGCGGGTGGCCATCGCCCGCGCGCTCGCCATGGAGCCGCAGGCGCTGCTCTTCGACGAGCCGACCTCCGCCCTCGACCCGGAGATGATCAACGAGGTGCTGGAGGTCATGCAGCAGCTCGCGCAGGAGGGCATGACGATGGTCGTCGTCACCCATGAGATGGGTTTCGCGCGCTCGGCCGCCAACCGGGTCGTCTTCATGGCCGACGGCCGGATCGTCGAGGACCGCACGCCGGAGGAGTTCTTCACCGCGCCCGAGAGCGACCGCGCCAAGGACTTCCTCTCCAAGATCCTCAAGCACTGA
- a CDS encoding GntR family transcriptional regulator: MGDNRPVFQRIADDLRRQIDEGALPVGARIPSRSELKRTYEASDQTVDRAVRVLKAAGYAEGQFGRGVFVTDRAPIGTLLRSTGAVDSPFAARIALEGSPDGAPLTWEASSTAAAASDRVARRLCIVPGTGVIRSVYEYLANRQPVQLATSWEPLAITEGTDVVFPECGPYARRGVRGRMAAIGIRVVRAEERVGSRPASSAEAETLGCSPGQCVTVVERTHFDADGRAVETSDIVVRADRWRLAYDIGFV; the protein is encoded by the coding sequence ATGGGTGACAACCGGCCTGTCTTCCAGCGCATCGCCGACGACCTGCGCCGCCAGATCGACGAGGGCGCGCTGCCCGTCGGTGCGCGCATCCCGTCCCGCTCCGAGCTGAAGCGGACGTACGAGGCCAGCGACCAGACGGTGGACCGGGCGGTCCGCGTCCTGAAGGCCGCCGGCTACGCCGAGGGCCAGTTCGGGCGCGGGGTCTTCGTGACCGACCGGGCGCCGATAGGCACCTTGCTGCGCTCCACGGGCGCCGTGGACTCCCCGTTCGCCGCCCGCATCGCGCTGGAGGGCTCGCCCGACGGCGCGCCACTGACCTGGGAGGCGTCCTCGACGGCGGCCGCGGCGTCCGACCGGGTCGCGCGGCGGCTGTGCATCGTGCCGGGCACCGGCGTCATCCGGTCGGTGTACGAGTACCTCGCCAACCGGCAGCCGGTGCAACTCGCCACGAGCTGGGAGCCGCTCGCCATCACCGAGGGCACGGACGTGGTCTTCCCGGAGTGCGGGCCCTACGCGCGTCGGGGCGTAAGGGGGCGCATGGCGGCCATCGGCATCCGGGTGGTGCGCGCCGAGGAGCGGGTGGGCTCGCGGCCCGCTTCCAGCGCCGAGGCGGAGACGCTGGGCTGCTCCCCCGGGCAGTGCGTCACGGTCGTGGAGCGCACCCACTTCGACGCGGACGGGCGGGCCGTGGAGACCTCGGACATCGTCGTACGGGCCGACCGGTGGCGGCTCGCGTACGACATCGGGTTCGTGTAG
- a CDS encoding DUF6278 family protein — protein MNMSFLDKWRKRPEASPAVVDDPEGAAQLLAECELLRAQAQTEGVELDDSVHSLEALDQLRPAWRDDPEVVTWLGNDAGFYLGTVLVRTVPGASWKVWPSGEPVVRLASGREVDVVTAGRDWAATGAPELCQLYAEAAES, from the coding sequence ATGAACATGTCTTTCCTGGACAAGTGGCGCAAGCGGCCGGAAGCGAGCCCCGCTGTGGTGGACGACCCCGAAGGCGCGGCCCAGCTCCTGGCGGAGTGCGAGCTGCTGCGTGCCCAGGCCCAGACCGAAGGCGTGGAACTGGACGATTCGGTGCACTCGTTGGAGGCGCTGGACCAGCTGCGCCCCGCCTGGCGCGACGACCCCGAGGTGGTGACCTGGCTCGGCAACGACGCGGGCTTCTACCTGGGCACGGTGCTGGTGCGGACGGTGCCCGGCGCCAGCTGGAAGGTGTGGCCGAGCGGCGAGCCGGTGGTCCGGCTGGCGTCCGGCCGGGAGGTGGACGTGGTGACCGCGGGCCGGGACTGGGCGGCCACCGGAGCGCCCGAACTGTGCCAGCTCTACGCGGAGGCCGCCGAGAGCTGA
- a CDS encoding SGNH/GDSL hydrolase family protein, giving the protein MRVRLWGAILAPALSLALCTTAALATPPQRLAEPVPLERLFDNRAISQPSDPASADFDGAGNSLSTRDLDAAGWTPGRVLTLDAARLRWPRTAAGRPDNLRADGQTVRLSGRGDAVSLLVAATGGTVSGTGTVRYRDGSRSTYRLTAPDWRTGPLSTKAVALPHINTPGGQRAERARLYAVSVPVVRGREVAAVVLPRDPGPGADLHVFAVAVRDNGAGWTGSWGASTGGYAKAGPWGGRTLRLVVHSGAGGPRVRVRLANTFAAAPVDFGAASVAVQGAGGGAGAARTPVPLTFGGQRGTRVPAGAETYSDPLRLRVPAGRNLLVSLYLPGTVTTAPMHGRSEQVSYVSAPGSGDRTGDTGAAAYPGTLTAWPFLTGVEVADGPGTVVALGDSITDGQGSTAGANRRWPDVLARRFQAQHALPRYGVVNSGIAGNRVVTDRYPGDGVSADVSGVSAQHRLERDVLARPSVRTVVLFEGVNDVRTGTPAHEVVAGLRSLARRAHERGLRVVAATIAPCGGFPDCTAAVEERRTAVNAALRARGAVFDAVLDFDAVLRDPRHPQRLLPAYDSGDHLHPGDAGMRALGESVHLRALVPGGR; this is encoded by the coding sequence ATGCGCGTACGACTATGGGGCGCGATACTCGCCCCGGCCCTCTCGCTCGCCCTGTGCACCACGGCCGCCCTGGCGACGCCGCCACAACGGCTCGCTGAACCGGTGCCGTTGGAGCGCCTCTTCGACAACCGGGCCATCAGCCAGCCGAGCGACCCGGCGTCGGCGGACTTCGACGGCGCGGGCAACTCCCTGTCCACGCGGGACCTCGACGCGGCGGGCTGGACGCCGGGCCGGGTCCTGACCCTCGACGCGGCCCGGCTGCGGTGGCCGCGCACCGCCGCGGGCCGGCCGGACAACCTACGGGCCGACGGCCAGACCGTACGGCTGAGCGGGCGCGGTGACGCGGTGTCGTTGCTGGTCGCGGCCACGGGCGGCACGGTGAGCGGCACCGGCACGGTCCGCTATCGGGACGGGTCGCGCAGCACGTACCGGCTGACCGCGCCGGACTGGCGTACGGGCCCGCTGAGCACCAAGGCGGTCGCGCTGCCGCACATCAACACGCCGGGCGGCCAACGGGCGGAGCGGGCACGGCTGTACGCGGTGAGCGTGCCGGTGGTGCGCGGGCGCGAGGTGGCCGCCGTCGTACTGCCCCGGGACCCGGGGCCGGGCGCCGATCTGCACGTGTTCGCGGTGGCGGTACGCGACAACGGCGCCGGTTGGACCGGCAGTTGGGGCGCGAGCACGGGAGGGTACGCGAAGGCCGGGCCGTGGGGCGGCCGAACACTGCGCCTGGTCGTGCACAGCGGCGCGGGCGGGCCGCGGGTGCGGGTCCGGCTGGCGAACACCTTCGCGGCGGCGCCGGTGGACTTCGGGGCGGCGAGCGTGGCCGTGCAGGGCGCGGGCGGCGGCGCGGGAGCCGCCCGCACACCCGTACCGCTGACGTTCGGCGGACAGCGCGGCACCCGGGTCCCGGCCGGCGCCGAAACGTACAGCGATCCGCTCCGCCTGCGCGTACCTGCGGGCCGGAACCTGCTGGTCAGCCTGTATCTGCCGGGCACGGTGACGACAGCGCCGATGCACGGGCGGTCCGAGCAGGTCTCGTACGTGAGCGCACCGGGCAGCGGCGACCGTACGGGTGACACCGGTGCCGCGGCGTACCCCGGAACGCTGACCGCCTGGCCGTTCCTGACCGGGGTGGAGGTCGCGGACGGCCCGGGAACGGTCGTGGCACTCGGGGACTCCATCACCGACGGCCAGGGCTCGACGGCGGGCGCCAACCGGCGCTGGCCGGACGTACTGGCCCGCCGTTTCCAGGCCCAGCACGCACTCCCCCGCTACGGCGTGGTCAACAGCGGCATCGCGGGGAACCGGGTCGTCACCGACCGCTATCCGGGTGACGGCGTGAGCGCCGACGTCAGCGGGGTCAGCGCACAGCACCGGCTGGAGCGGGATGTGCTGGCGCGGCCCTCGGTCCGTACGGTCGTGCTCTTCGAGGGCGTCAACGACGTACGGACCGGCACCCCGGCGCACGAGGTCGTGGCGGGACTGCGGTCCCTCGCCCGGCGCGCGCACGAGCGCGGGCTACGGGTGGTGGCCGCGACCATCGCGCCGTGCGGCGGCTTCCCGGACTGCACGGCGGCCGTCGAGGAACGGCGCACCGCCGTGAACGCCGCCCTCCGGGCGCGCGGCGCGGTTTTCGACGCCGTACTGGACTTCGACGCGGTGCTCCGCGACCCGCGGCACCCGCAGCGGCTGCTGCCCGCGTACGACAGCGGCGACCATCTGCACCCCGGCGACGCGGGCATGCGGGCGCTCGGGGAGTCGGTGCACCTGCGGGCGCTGGTGCCGGGCGGGCGTTGA
- a CDS encoding exodeoxyribonuclease III: MRIATWNVNSITARLPRLLAWLENTGTDVLCVQETKCSDEQFPYDQLRELGYEAAVNATGRWNGVALLSKVGLEDVTPGLAGGPDYEGVQEPRAVSATCGPVRVWSVYVPNGREIDHAHFAYKLQWFEALKAAVAEDAAGSRPFAVLGDFNVAPTDDDVWDTSVFEGMTHVTPAERAALAALREAGLSDVVPRPLKYDKPFTYWDYRQLCFPKNKGMRIDLVYGNEPFSKAVSDAYVDREERKGKGASDHAPVVVDLDV; encoded by the coding sequence ATGCGCATCGCGACCTGGAACGTCAATTCGATCACCGCCCGCCTCCCGAGGCTGCTGGCCTGGCTGGAGAACACCGGCACGGACGTGCTGTGCGTCCAGGAGACCAAGTGCTCGGACGAGCAGTTCCCGTACGACCAGCTGCGCGAGCTGGGCTACGAGGCCGCCGTGAACGCCACCGGCCGGTGGAACGGCGTCGCGCTGCTGTCCAAGGTGGGCCTGGAGGACGTCACCCCCGGTCTGGCCGGCGGCCCGGACTACGAAGGGGTGCAGGAGCCCCGCGCCGTCTCCGCGACCTGCGGCCCGGTCCGCGTCTGGTCGGTGTACGTGCCCAACGGCCGCGAGATCGACCACGCCCACTTCGCCTACAAGCTCCAGTGGTTCGAGGCGCTGAAGGCGGCCGTCGCCGAGGACGCGGCCGGTTCCCGGCCCTTCGCGGTCCTCGGCGACTTCAATGTTGCGCCGACCGATGACGACGTGTGGGACACCTCCGTCTTCGAGGGCATGACGCATGTGACGCCCGCCGAGCGGGCCGCCCTGGCCGCTCTGCGCGAGGCCGGTCTGTCGGACGTGGTGCCGCGCCCCCTGAAGTACGACAAGCCGTTCACCTACTGGGACTACCGCCAGCTCTGCTTCCCGAAGAACAAGGGCATGCGCATCGACCTGGTCTACGGAAACGAGCCGTTCTCCAAGGCCGTCTCGGACGCCTATGTGGACCGCGAGGAGCGCAAGGGCAAGGGCGCCTCGGACCACGCGCCGGTGGTGGTGGATCTGGACGTCTGA
- a CDS encoding MBL fold metallo-hydrolase: protein MELTKKTHACVRLEKDGQVLVIDPGVFSERDAAVGADAILITHEHMDHFDEERLRAGMEAHRGAEIWTLASVAEQISAAFPGRVHTVGEGDTFTAAGFDVEVHGQMHAVIHPDIPRITNVGYLITTEDDGGTVFHPGDALTVPQGRTVDTLLLPVHAPWNKVAEVIDYVREVRPRRAIDVHDSLLQDHARPVYDGMIDKLGGTDHGRLAPGECTALN, encoded by the coding sequence ATGGAACTCACGAAGAAGACCCATGCCTGCGTCCGGCTGGAGAAGGACGGGCAGGTGCTCGTCATCGATCCCGGTGTCTTCAGCGAGCGGGACGCGGCGGTCGGCGCCGACGCCATCCTGATCACCCACGAGCACATGGACCACTTCGACGAGGAGCGGCTGCGCGCGGGCATGGAGGCCCACCGCGGCGCCGAGATCTGGACCCTGGCCAGCGTCGCCGAGCAGATCTCCGCGGCCTTTCCGGGGCGGGTGCACACGGTCGGTGAGGGGGACACATTCACGGCGGCCGGTTTCGACGTGGAGGTGCACGGACAGATGCACGCCGTCATTCACCCGGACATTCCGCGCATCACGAATGTCGGTTACTTGATTACCACTGAGGATGATGGCGGCACCGTCTTCCACCCGGGCGACGCGCTCACCGTTCCCCAGGGGCGTACGGTCGATACGCTGCTGCTGCCGGTGCACGCGCCCTGGAACAAGGTCGCCGAGGTCATCGACTACGTCCGCGAGGTCCGGCCGCGCCGCGCCATCGACGTGCACGACAGCCTGCTCCAGGACCATGCCCGCCCGGTCTACGACGGCATGATCGACAAGCTGGGCGGCACCGACCACGGCCGCCTCGCACCCGGTGAGTGCACCGCGCTGAACTGA